A genomic region of Raphanus sativus cultivar WK10039 chromosome 6, ASM80110v3, whole genome shotgun sequence contains the following coding sequences:
- the LOC108812371 gene encoding uncharacterized protein LOC108812371 — protein MDSSPEGNSACAQQQEQKIEIQNSHNEKLVGLLHETGSREVVVLCHGFKSDKNNTILKNVAAALEKEGTSAFRFDFSGNGESEGGFNYGNYWYEADDLHSVIQHFSNTNRVVTTIIGHSRGGNVVLLYASKYGNIRNVISISGRYDLKKGIRLGDGYLERIKEQGFIDAKEGKSEFRVTHASLMERLETDMHEACLKIDKQVRVLTVHGSGDKVVPAGDAQEFAKIIPNNKLEIVKKADHGYTKHQTQLVSIVLEFIKTVAEK, from the coding sequence ATGGATTCATCTCCCGAGGGGAACTCAGCATGTGCGCAACAACAAGAACAGAAGATCGAGATTCAGAACAGCCACAACGAGAAACTCGTCGGTCTGCTTCACGAAACTGGTTCAAGAGAAGTCGTGGTGTTATGCCACGGATTCAAATCGGACAAGAACAACACGATCCTCAAGAATGTGGCTGCTGCTCTAGAGAAAGAAGGGACCAGCGCTTTTCGTTTTGATTTCTCTGGTAACGGAGAGAGTGAAGGCGGTTTCAATTACGGTAACTACTGGTACGAAGCTGATGATCTGCACTCCGTCATCCAACACTTCTCTAACACCAACCGTGTCGTCACTACCATTATCGGACACAGCAGAGGAGGCAACGTGGTGCTCCTCTACGCCTCCAAGTACGGTAACATCCGCAATGTAATCAGTATATCTGGACGTTACGATCTGAAAAAGGGCATACGTCTTGGAGATGGGTATCTCGAAAGAATCAAGGAGCAAGGTTTCATCGATGCTAAAGAGGGAAAATCCGAGTTCCGTGTTACCCACGCGAGCTTGATGGAGAGGTTAGAGACGGATATGCATGAAGCTTGTCTCAAGATTGACAAACAAGTCAGAGTCTTGACGGTTCATGGTTCCGGTGATAAGGTAGTGCCAGCGGGAGATGCTCAGGAGTTTGCAAAGATCATACCCAACAACAAGCTGGAGATTGTGAAGAAAGCTGATCATGGTTATACCAAGCATCAAACTCAACTCGTTTCAATTGTTTTGGAGTTCATCAAGACAGTCGCTGAGAAGTAG
- the LOC108812628 gene encoding DExH-box ATP-dependent RNA helicase DExH11 isoform X1, whose translation MNRFEAANELAFRVGISGHGGHLRVEPLYTAESDVAVNSLPDFVSPPAFAKETKESIKEHIEEKYLLPRLEPEQFSAENAENQWDFDWFARVKVPLQPSLPRSVVVPTWELPFRRQKLDTERNGRWEPKSVEVDLSEQMYGDQDSGFFPRMVGPPKDFLRGSANNRPFRPGGLEDSQSSERILPDGVCDGRWVRELLNGGPAQNVPPSFKQSLDLGDLMPHPQAWNVYEDQSLHGNASDEKSSKLSIQFDDLFKTVLEEDTVFELEGDDHSAGSESPKAEAEPEPEASKGRETIKGTETDITVLDEILSSAKTAILSDEAITGNNGKQLRKEGWATKGDSQDIADRFHELVPDMAMEFPFELDIFQKEAICCLEKGESVFVAAHTSAGKTVVAEYAFALATKHCTRAVYTAPIKTISNQKYRDFCGKFDVGLLTGDVSIRPEASCLIMTTEILRSMLYRGADIIRDIEWVVFDEVHYVNDVERGVVWEEVIIMLPRHINFVLLSATVPNTFEFADWIGRTKQKEIRVTGTTKRPVPLEHCLFYSGELYKVCENEVFISKGIKDAKDAHKKKNSSAVSVGPKQYTGSSAHQDGNKSQKHEAHSRGKQNKHSGVKDLGKSSYGGNGQNNGAFRRSAASNWLLLINKLSKKSLLPVVVFCFSKNYCDRCADALTGTDLTSSSEKSEIRVFCDKAFSRLKGSDRNLPQVLRVQSLLHRGIGVHHAGLLPIVKEVVEMLFCRGVIKVLFSTETFAMGVNAPARTVVFDALRKFDGKEFRSLLPGEYTQMAGRAGRRGLDKTGTVIVMCRDEVPDENDLRRIIVGSATRLESQFRLTYIMILHLLRVEELKVEDMLKRSFAEFHAQKKLPEKQQLLMLKRSLPVKNIECIKGEPAIEDYFEMYMEANECNSKMSEAVMQSPNAQQHLVTGRVVVMKSETGIDNLLGVVLKGLPNRQYVVLVIKSEIPPPEKNMVLIGKKSSDPSQGFFIAPKSKRAVEDDYYSTTSSRKGTGVIKIELPYHGAAAGVGYEVRAFDNKEFLCICVSKIKIDQVRLLEDGNKTAFSQTVQQLLDLKSDGNKFPPALDPVKDLKLKDAELVETYYKWTSLLQKMSMNKCHGCVKLDEHMKLAREIRKHKKDLKDLEFQMSDEALLQMPAFQGRIDVLKKIGCIDDDLVVQIKGRVACEMNSGEELICTVCLFENQFEELEPEEAVAIMSAFVFQQKNTSAPSLTPKLAKAKQRVYDTAIRLGELQAHYNLQIDPEEYAQENLKFGLVEVVYEWAKGTPFAEICELTDVPEGLIVRTIVRLDETCREFKNAAAIMGNSALHKKMDSASNAIKRDIVFAASLYVTGV comes from the exons ATGAACAGATTCGAAGCAGCTAACGAGCTCGCCTTCCGTGTCGGAATCTCCGGCCACGGCGGTCACCTCCGCGTCGAGCCTCTGTACACTGCGGAGAGCGACGTCGCAGTGAACTCACTTCCCGATTTCGTCTCC CCTCCTGCGTTTGCTAAGGAAACAAAAGAGTCGATAAAGGAACATATCGAGGAGAAATATCTCCTCCCAAGACTGGAACCTGAACAGTTCTCTGCTGAAAACGCTGAGAATCAGTGGGATTTTGACTGGTTTGCTAGGGTGAAGGTGCCTCTTCAACCTTCTTTGCCCAGGTCCGTTGTAGTTCCAACTTGGGAATTGCCATTCAGGCGTCAGAAATTGGATACTGAAAGAAACGGAAGATGGGAGCCAAAGTCAGTGGAG GTGGATTTATCAGAACAAATGTATGGAGATCAAGATTCTGGATTTTTTCCTCGAATGGTGGGACCTCCAAAGGATTTTCTGAGAGGGAGCGCCAATAATCGCCCTTTCCGTCCAGGTGGCTTGGAGGATTCACAGTCTTCAGAGAGGATCCTTCCAGATGGTGTATGTGACGGCCGATGGGTACGGGAATTGCTCAATGGAGGTCCTGCTCAGAACGTTCCTCCTAGTTTCAAGCAGAGTTTAGATCTTGGAGATCTCATG CCACATCCCCAAGCATGGAATGTTTATGAGGATCAGAGTTTACATGGAAATGCATCAGATGAAAAGTCG AGCAAGTTGTCTATACAATTTGATGATCTATTCAAGACGGTTTTGGAAGAAGATACTGTCTTCGAACTTGAGGGAGACG ATCACTCCGCAGGATCTGAGTCTCCAAAGGCAGAAgctgaacctgaacctgaagcgAGCAAAGGTAGAGAAACCATCAAGGGGACAGAGACTGACATCACCGTCCTGGATGAGATTTTGTCATCAGCTAAAACAGCAATATTGTCGGATGAAGCAATTACTGGGAACAATGGCAAACAATTACGGAAAGAG GGATGGGCCACTAAAGGAGATAGCCAAGACATTGCAGACCGGTTCCATGAGCTTGTTCCTGACATGGCGATGGAGTTCCCTTTCGAATTGGACATCTTTCAGAAGGAG GCCATCTGTTGTTTAGAAAAGGGGGAGTCTGTTTTTGTAGCAGCCCATACATCAGCAGGAAAGACCGTTGTTGCAGAATATGCATTCGCTTTGGCTACCAAG CATTGTACACGAGCTGTTTATACTGCCCCAATTAAAACCATCAGCAACCAAAAATACAGAGACTTTTGTGGGAAGTTTGATGTAGGACTTCTCACGGGTGATGTTAGCATAAGGCCAGAGGCATCTTGTCTGATCATGACTACAGAAATATTAAGGTCAATGCTGTACCGTGGTGCTGATATCATACGTGATATAGAATGG GTTGTATTTGATGAAGTTCACTATGTCAATGACGTAGAAAGAGGGGTTGTTTGGGAAGAAGTCATCATCATGTTGCCAAGGCATATAAATTTTGTCCTTCTTTCTGCAACG GTGCCTAACACATTTGAATTTGCTGACTGGATTGGccgaacaaaacaaaaagagataCGTGTTACTGG CACAACAAAAAGACCAGTTCCTCTAGAGCATTGCCTATTTTATTCTGGCGAACTCTACAAAGTTTGTGAGAATGAAGTTTTTATTTCTAAAGGGATAAAGGATGCTAAAGATGCACACAAGAAGAAGAATTCAAGTGCAGTTAGTGTCGGTCCTAAACAGTACACGGGATCTTCAGCTCATCAAGATGGGAACAAATCTCAGAAACATGAAGCTCACTCTCGTGGCAAGCAGAATAAACACTCAGGTGTAAAAGATTTGGGAAAGTCCTCTTACGGTGGTAACGGCCAGAACAATGGGGCATTTAGACGATCAGcagcttcaaattggttgttgCTTATCAACAAGCTCTCAAAGAAGTCCCTGTTACCT GTGGTTGTCTTCTGTTTCTCGAAGAATTATTGCGATAGGTGTGCTGACGCTTTGACTGGGACTGATCTTACTAGTAGTTCTGAGAAAAGTGAAATCCGTGTCTTCTGCGACAAAGCTTTTTCGAGATTAAAAGGGTCTGATCGGAATTTACCTCAG GTCCTCCGAGTCCAAAGCCTACTTCATAGAGGAATCGGTGTTCATCATGCTGGGCTGCTTCCAATAGTAAAGGAAGTTGTTGAAATGCTCTTTTGCCGTGGTGTCATTAAG GTGCTATTTTCAACGGAGACATTCGCTATGGGGGTTAATGCTCCAGCTAGAACG GTTGTTTTTGATGCTTTGAGGAAGTTTGATGGAAAGGAATTCAGATCGTTGCTTCCTGGAGAGTACACTCAAATGGCAGGGCGTGCTGGCAGAAGAGGACTTGACAAAACTGGCACAGTTATTGTCATGTGTCGCGATGAAGTTCCAGATGAGAATGATCTGAGGCGTATAATTGTTGGAAGCGCAACAAGACTAGAATCTCAGTTCCGATTAACCTACATAATGATCCTCCATCTTTTACGTGTTGAAGAATTGAAG GTGGAAGACATGCTGAAAAGAAGTTTTGCTGAATTCCATGCTCAAAAGAAGCTGCCCGAGAAACAACAACTTCTCATGCTGAAACGTTCTCTACCAGTCAAAAATATTGA ATGTATTAAAGGAGAACCAGCAATTGAAGATTACTTTGAGATGTATATGGAAGCAAACGAATGTAACAGTAAAATGTCAGAAGCAGTCATGCAGTCTCCTAATGCCCAGCAACATCTTGTAACCGGAAGAGTAGTGGTCATGAAATCTGAAACG GGCATAGACAATTTACTTGGAGTCGTACTGAAGGGACTTCCAAACAGGCAATATGTTGTTTTGGTGATAAAATCTGAAATTCCACCACCAGAGAAAAATATGGTTCTCATTGGCAAGAAAAGCTCAGATCCCTCTCAGGGTTTCTTTATTGCGCCCAAGTCAAAACGTGCTGTTGAGGATGATTATTATTCGACAACCAGCTCTCGAAAAGGCACCGGTGTTATCAAGATAGAGCTCCCGTACCATGGAGCCGCTGCTGGTGTAGGGTACGAGGTCAGAGCGTTTGATAACAAAGAATTCTTGTGTATATGCGTTAGCAAGATAAAGATCGATCAGGTGCGTCTACTCGAGGATGGGAACAAGACAGCTTTTTCTCAGACGGTTCAACAGCTTTTGGATCTGAAATCAGACGGAAACAAGTTTCCTCCTGCTCTAGACCCAGTTAAAG ATTTGAAGCTGAAAGATGCTGAGCTTGTGGAGACTTACTATAAATGGACCAGCTTGTTACAAAAGATGTCCATGAATAAGTGCCACGGTTGTGTCAAATTGGATGAGCACATGAAGCTAGCTAGGGAGATTAGGAAGCATAAGAAAGATCTCAAAGATCTCGAATTCCAAATGTCTGATGAAGCCCTATTACAGATGCCTGCGTTTCAGGGCAGG ATCGATGTTCTGAAGAAAATAGGGTGTATAGATGATGACCTCGTCGTCCAAATCAAAGGCCGTGTCGCTTGCGAGATGAACTCTGGGGAAGAATTGATTTGTACAGTATGTCTGTTCGAGAATCAGTTCGAAGAATTGGAACCAGAAGAAGCAGTGGCTATAATGTCTGCCTTTGTCTTCCAACAGAAAAACACTTCGGCGCCTTCACTTACTCCCAAACTGGCCAAGGCTAAGCAAAG AGTCTATGATACAGCAATCAGACTTGGTGAGCTTCAAGCTCATTACAACTTACAAATAGACCCTGAGGAATATGCACAGGAGAATCTCAAATTTGGTCTGGTCGAAGTCGTTTATGAATGGGCAAAG GGGACTCCGTTTGCAGAGATATGTGAATTGACAGATGTCCCTGAAGGTCTGATAGTTCGGACCATTGTGAGACTAGACGAGACGTGCCGTGAGTTCAAGAACGCAGCCGCCATTATGGGGAACTCCGCGTTACACAAGAAAATGGATTCTGCTTCGAACGCTATAAAACGCGACATCGTGTTTGCTGCTAGTCTGTATGTGACTGGAGTGTAA
- the LOC108812628 gene encoding DExH-box ATP-dependent RNA helicase DExH11 isoform X2: protein MNRFEAANELAFRVGISGHGGHLRVEPLYTAESDVAVNSLPDFVSPPAFAKETKESIKEHIEEKYLLPRLEPEQFSAENAENQWDFDWFARVKVPLQPSLPRSVVVPTWELPFRRQKLDTERNGRWEPKSVEVDLSEQMYGDQDSGFFPRMVGPPKDFLRGSANNRPFRPGGLEDSQSSERILPDGVCDGRWVRELLNGGPAQNVPPSFKQSLDLGDLMPHPQAWNVYEDQSLHGNASDEKSSKLSIQFDDLFKTVLEEDTVFELEGDGSESPKAEAEPEPEASKGRETIKGTETDITVLDEILSSAKTAILSDEAITGNNGKQLRKEGWATKGDSQDIADRFHELVPDMAMEFPFELDIFQKEAICCLEKGESVFVAAHTSAGKTVVAEYAFALATKHCTRAVYTAPIKTISNQKYRDFCGKFDVGLLTGDVSIRPEASCLIMTTEILRSMLYRGADIIRDIEWVVFDEVHYVNDVERGVVWEEVIIMLPRHINFVLLSATVPNTFEFADWIGRTKQKEIRVTGTTKRPVPLEHCLFYSGELYKVCENEVFISKGIKDAKDAHKKKNSSAVSVGPKQYTGSSAHQDGNKSQKHEAHSRGKQNKHSGVKDLGKSSYGGNGQNNGAFRRSAASNWLLLINKLSKKSLLPVVVFCFSKNYCDRCADALTGTDLTSSSEKSEIRVFCDKAFSRLKGSDRNLPQVLRVQSLLHRGIGVHHAGLLPIVKEVVEMLFCRGVIKVLFSTETFAMGVNAPARTVVFDALRKFDGKEFRSLLPGEYTQMAGRAGRRGLDKTGTVIVMCRDEVPDENDLRRIIVGSATRLESQFRLTYIMILHLLRVEELKVEDMLKRSFAEFHAQKKLPEKQQLLMLKRSLPVKNIECIKGEPAIEDYFEMYMEANECNSKMSEAVMQSPNAQQHLVTGRVVVMKSETGIDNLLGVVLKGLPNRQYVVLVIKSEIPPPEKNMVLIGKKSSDPSQGFFIAPKSKRAVEDDYYSTTSSRKGTGVIKIELPYHGAAAGVGYEVRAFDNKEFLCICVSKIKIDQVRLLEDGNKTAFSQTVQQLLDLKSDGNKFPPALDPVKDLKLKDAELVETYYKWTSLLQKMSMNKCHGCVKLDEHMKLAREIRKHKKDLKDLEFQMSDEALLQMPAFQGRIDVLKKIGCIDDDLVVQIKGRVACEMNSGEELICTVCLFENQFEELEPEEAVAIMSAFVFQQKNTSAPSLTPKLAKAKQRVYDTAIRLGELQAHYNLQIDPEEYAQENLKFGLVEVVYEWAKGTPFAEICELTDVPEGLIVRTIVRLDETCREFKNAAAIMGNSALHKKMDSASNAIKRDIVFAASLYVTGV from the exons ATGAACAGATTCGAAGCAGCTAACGAGCTCGCCTTCCGTGTCGGAATCTCCGGCCACGGCGGTCACCTCCGCGTCGAGCCTCTGTACACTGCGGAGAGCGACGTCGCAGTGAACTCACTTCCCGATTTCGTCTCC CCTCCTGCGTTTGCTAAGGAAACAAAAGAGTCGATAAAGGAACATATCGAGGAGAAATATCTCCTCCCAAGACTGGAACCTGAACAGTTCTCTGCTGAAAACGCTGAGAATCAGTGGGATTTTGACTGGTTTGCTAGGGTGAAGGTGCCTCTTCAACCTTCTTTGCCCAGGTCCGTTGTAGTTCCAACTTGGGAATTGCCATTCAGGCGTCAGAAATTGGATACTGAAAGAAACGGAAGATGGGAGCCAAAGTCAGTGGAG GTGGATTTATCAGAACAAATGTATGGAGATCAAGATTCTGGATTTTTTCCTCGAATGGTGGGACCTCCAAAGGATTTTCTGAGAGGGAGCGCCAATAATCGCCCTTTCCGTCCAGGTGGCTTGGAGGATTCACAGTCTTCAGAGAGGATCCTTCCAGATGGTGTATGTGACGGCCGATGGGTACGGGAATTGCTCAATGGAGGTCCTGCTCAGAACGTTCCTCCTAGTTTCAAGCAGAGTTTAGATCTTGGAGATCTCATG CCACATCCCCAAGCATGGAATGTTTATGAGGATCAGAGTTTACATGGAAATGCATCAGATGAAAAGTCG AGCAAGTTGTCTATACAATTTGATGATCTATTCAAGACGGTTTTGGAAGAAGATACTGTCTTCGAACTTGAGGGAGACG GATCTGAGTCTCCAAAGGCAGAAgctgaacctgaacctgaagcgAGCAAAGGTAGAGAAACCATCAAGGGGACAGAGACTGACATCACCGTCCTGGATGAGATTTTGTCATCAGCTAAAACAGCAATATTGTCGGATGAAGCAATTACTGGGAACAATGGCAAACAATTACGGAAAGAG GGATGGGCCACTAAAGGAGATAGCCAAGACATTGCAGACCGGTTCCATGAGCTTGTTCCTGACATGGCGATGGAGTTCCCTTTCGAATTGGACATCTTTCAGAAGGAG GCCATCTGTTGTTTAGAAAAGGGGGAGTCTGTTTTTGTAGCAGCCCATACATCAGCAGGAAAGACCGTTGTTGCAGAATATGCATTCGCTTTGGCTACCAAG CATTGTACACGAGCTGTTTATACTGCCCCAATTAAAACCATCAGCAACCAAAAATACAGAGACTTTTGTGGGAAGTTTGATGTAGGACTTCTCACGGGTGATGTTAGCATAAGGCCAGAGGCATCTTGTCTGATCATGACTACAGAAATATTAAGGTCAATGCTGTACCGTGGTGCTGATATCATACGTGATATAGAATGG GTTGTATTTGATGAAGTTCACTATGTCAATGACGTAGAAAGAGGGGTTGTTTGGGAAGAAGTCATCATCATGTTGCCAAGGCATATAAATTTTGTCCTTCTTTCTGCAACG GTGCCTAACACATTTGAATTTGCTGACTGGATTGGccgaacaaaacaaaaagagataCGTGTTACTGG CACAACAAAAAGACCAGTTCCTCTAGAGCATTGCCTATTTTATTCTGGCGAACTCTACAAAGTTTGTGAGAATGAAGTTTTTATTTCTAAAGGGATAAAGGATGCTAAAGATGCACACAAGAAGAAGAATTCAAGTGCAGTTAGTGTCGGTCCTAAACAGTACACGGGATCTTCAGCTCATCAAGATGGGAACAAATCTCAGAAACATGAAGCTCACTCTCGTGGCAAGCAGAATAAACACTCAGGTGTAAAAGATTTGGGAAAGTCCTCTTACGGTGGTAACGGCCAGAACAATGGGGCATTTAGACGATCAGcagcttcaaattggttgttgCTTATCAACAAGCTCTCAAAGAAGTCCCTGTTACCT GTGGTTGTCTTCTGTTTCTCGAAGAATTATTGCGATAGGTGTGCTGACGCTTTGACTGGGACTGATCTTACTAGTAGTTCTGAGAAAAGTGAAATCCGTGTCTTCTGCGACAAAGCTTTTTCGAGATTAAAAGGGTCTGATCGGAATTTACCTCAG GTCCTCCGAGTCCAAAGCCTACTTCATAGAGGAATCGGTGTTCATCATGCTGGGCTGCTTCCAATAGTAAAGGAAGTTGTTGAAATGCTCTTTTGCCGTGGTGTCATTAAG GTGCTATTTTCAACGGAGACATTCGCTATGGGGGTTAATGCTCCAGCTAGAACG GTTGTTTTTGATGCTTTGAGGAAGTTTGATGGAAAGGAATTCAGATCGTTGCTTCCTGGAGAGTACACTCAAATGGCAGGGCGTGCTGGCAGAAGAGGACTTGACAAAACTGGCACAGTTATTGTCATGTGTCGCGATGAAGTTCCAGATGAGAATGATCTGAGGCGTATAATTGTTGGAAGCGCAACAAGACTAGAATCTCAGTTCCGATTAACCTACATAATGATCCTCCATCTTTTACGTGTTGAAGAATTGAAG GTGGAAGACATGCTGAAAAGAAGTTTTGCTGAATTCCATGCTCAAAAGAAGCTGCCCGAGAAACAACAACTTCTCATGCTGAAACGTTCTCTACCAGTCAAAAATATTGA ATGTATTAAAGGAGAACCAGCAATTGAAGATTACTTTGAGATGTATATGGAAGCAAACGAATGTAACAGTAAAATGTCAGAAGCAGTCATGCAGTCTCCTAATGCCCAGCAACATCTTGTAACCGGAAGAGTAGTGGTCATGAAATCTGAAACG GGCATAGACAATTTACTTGGAGTCGTACTGAAGGGACTTCCAAACAGGCAATATGTTGTTTTGGTGATAAAATCTGAAATTCCACCACCAGAGAAAAATATGGTTCTCATTGGCAAGAAAAGCTCAGATCCCTCTCAGGGTTTCTTTATTGCGCCCAAGTCAAAACGTGCTGTTGAGGATGATTATTATTCGACAACCAGCTCTCGAAAAGGCACCGGTGTTATCAAGATAGAGCTCCCGTACCATGGAGCCGCTGCTGGTGTAGGGTACGAGGTCAGAGCGTTTGATAACAAAGAATTCTTGTGTATATGCGTTAGCAAGATAAAGATCGATCAGGTGCGTCTACTCGAGGATGGGAACAAGACAGCTTTTTCTCAGACGGTTCAACAGCTTTTGGATCTGAAATCAGACGGAAACAAGTTTCCTCCTGCTCTAGACCCAGTTAAAG ATTTGAAGCTGAAAGATGCTGAGCTTGTGGAGACTTACTATAAATGGACCAGCTTGTTACAAAAGATGTCCATGAATAAGTGCCACGGTTGTGTCAAATTGGATGAGCACATGAAGCTAGCTAGGGAGATTAGGAAGCATAAGAAAGATCTCAAAGATCTCGAATTCCAAATGTCTGATGAAGCCCTATTACAGATGCCTGCGTTTCAGGGCAGG ATCGATGTTCTGAAGAAAATAGGGTGTATAGATGATGACCTCGTCGTCCAAATCAAAGGCCGTGTCGCTTGCGAGATGAACTCTGGGGAAGAATTGATTTGTACAGTATGTCTGTTCGAGAATCAGTTCGAAGAATTGGAACCAGAAGAAGCAGTGGCTATAATGTCTGCCTTTGTCTTCCAACAGAAAAACACTTCGGCGCCTTCACTTACTCCCAAACTGGCCAAGGCTAAGCAAAG AGTCTATGATACAGCAATCAGACTTGGTGAGCTTCAAGCTCATTACAACTTACAAATAGACCCTGAGGAATATGCACAGGAGAATCTCAAATTTGGTCTGGTCGAAGTCGTTTATGAATGGGCAAAG GGGACTCCGTTTGCAGAGATATGTGAATTGACAGATGTCCCTGAAGGTCTGATAGTTCGGACCATTGTGAGACTAGACGAGACGTGCCGTGAGTTCAAGAACGCAGCCGCCATTATGGGGAACTCCGCGTTACACAAGAAAATGGATTCTGCTTCGAACGCTATAAAACGCGACATCGTGTTTGCTGCTAGTCTGTATGTGACTGGAGTGTAA
- the LOC108807344 gene encoding transcription termination factor MTERF2, chloroplastic has translation MYSLILHGRRSVELQKRRNLRVSLNYLQNAFAFSNSFSSSANVNPPQANTSFTVSYLVESLGLTTKLAETISRKVTFEDKVNPDSVLNLLRSNGFEDSQISRIVTTYPRLLVQDAETSLLPKLRALQCRGASSSELAEIVSKVPKILEKRVGRSLSLYYDFVKEIMREGDKVSGSWTEGKAKNRIRNISVLKELGVPQNLLFSLLISRCQPVCGKEKFDETLKKVVDMGFDPTKSKFVEALHVVYEMSDKTIEEKVNVYKRLGFSEEDVWRIFKKWPFFLKFSEKKIGQTFETLRRCGLVEEEILSVLKLRPECIRSSEEKILESVDTFVGLGFSRDEYRMMIKRFPQCFGYSAESLKKKFEFLVKKMEWPPEAVVLVPSVFGYSLEKRIVPRCNVIKALMSKGLIRGGNPPISSVLVCTDEEFLNRYVMKQGKLVPELMAMLTGQHVS, from the coding sequence ATGTATTCACTGATACTCCATGGAAGAAGGTCGGTGGAGTTGCAGAAACGGCGTAACCTGCGAGTCTCATTGAACTATCTACAAAATGCGTTTGCTTTCTCAAActccttctcctcctctgcAAATGTGAACCCTCCTCAAGCAAACACTTCTTTCACCGTCTCTTACCTCGTCGAATCATTGGGTTTAACTACAAAGCTCGCCGAAACGATCTCTAGGAAAGTCACCTTCGAAGACAAGGTAAACCCAGATTCCGTTCTGAATCTTCTCAGAAGCAACGGGTTCGAAGATTCTCAGATCTCTAGGATCGTCACCACTTACCCGCGGTTGCTTGTACAAGACGCTGAGACGTCTCTTCTTCCCAAGCTCCGGGCTTTGCAGTGCAGAGGAGCTTCGAGCTCTGAGCTGGCCGAGATCGTCTCGAAAGTTCCCAAGATTTTGGAGAAGAGAGTGGGGAGATCTCTCAGCTTGTACTATGATTTCGTCAAAGAGATTATGCGAGAAGGTGATAAGGTGTCTGGTTCTTGGACAGAGGGTAAGGCGAAGAACAGGATCCGAAACATATCTGTTTTGAAAGAGCTGGGTGTGCCTCAGAACCTGCTCTTCTCGTTGCTCATCTCCAGGTGTCAACCCGTTTGCGGGAAAGAGAAGTTCGACGAGACGCTCAAGAAAGTGGTTGACATGGGTTTTGATCCGACCAAGTCTAAGTTCGTGGAAGCTCTCCACGTTGTCTACGAGATGAGCGATAAGACGATCGAGGAGAAGGTGAATGTGTACAAAAGGTTAGGGTTCAGCGAGGAGGATGTGTGGAGGATCTTCAAGAAGTGGCCCTTCTTTTTGAAATTCTCGGAGAAGAAGATAGGGCAGACGTTCGAGACGCTCAGGAGGTGTGGTCTTGTGGAGGAAGAGATTCTTTCGGTGTTGAAGTTGCGTCCGGAGTGTATACGCTCTTCGGAGGAGAAGATACTGGAGTCGGTTGATACGTTTGTAGGGTTAGGGTTCAGCAGAGATGAGTATAGGATGATGATCAAGCGGTTTCCTCAGTGCTTTGGTTATTCAGCAGAGTCTTTGAAGAAGAAGTTTGAGTTTCTGGTGAAGAAGATGGAATGGCCACCGGAGGCTGTGGTTTTGGTGCCTTCGGTGTTTGGATACAGCTTGGAGAAGAGGATTGTGCCGAGGTGTAATGTAATCAAAGCTCTCATGTCGAAAGGATTGATCAGAGGTGGAAACCCTCCAATTTCATCTGTCTTGGTATGTACTGATGAGGAGTTCTTGAACAGATACGTGATGAAGCAGGGTAAGCTAGTGCCTGAGTTGATGGCTATGTTAACCGGACAGCATGTTTCATAG
- the LOC108813592 gene encoding deoxyuridine 5'-triphosphate nucleotidohydrolase, producing the protein MAELRRLFFTTATIRPQLKLGFINSVRLSSSTTRLPFPTMACVEAKSNNSPDVKEPSAKLQKLESKPFFKVKKLSEKAVLPTRGSPLSAGYDLSSAADSKVPARGKALIPTDLSVAVPEGTYARIAPRSGLAWKHSIDVGAGVIDADYRGPVGVILFNHSDADFEVKVGDRVAQMIIERIVTPQVLEVEDLDATVRGEGGFGSTGV; encoded by the coding sequence ATGGCGGAACTACGACGACTCTTCTTCACTACAGCAACAATTCGACCTCAattgaaattagggtttataaaCTCTGTGCGGTTATCATCATCAACAACTCGTCTTCCTTTCCCCACGATGGCCTGCGTAGAAGCGAAGAGCAACAACAGTCCCGACGTGAAGGAGCCATCGGCGAAACTCCAGAAGCTCGAATCCAAACCCTTCTTCAAAGTGAAGAAACTCTCCGAGAAAGCCGTCTTGCCCACGAGAGGCTCCCCTCTCTCCGCCGGCTACGATCTCTCCAGCGCGGCGGACTCGAAGGTCCCCGCGAGAGGCAAGGCGCTCATCCCGACGGATCTCAGCGTCGCCGTCCCCGAAGGAACGTACGCGAGGATCGCCCCGAGATCCGGTCTCGCCTGGAAACACTCGATCGACGTGGGAGCGGGGGTCATCGACGCGGACTACAGAGGACCCGTCGGTGTGATCCTGTTCAACCACTCGGATGCTGATTTCGAGGTGAAGGTGGGAGATAGAGTCGCGCAGATGATTATCGAGAGGATCGTGACGCCGCAAGTACTGGAGGTTGAGGATTTGGACGCTACTGTTCGTGGTGAAGGAGGTTTCGGTTCTACTGGTGTTTAA